The following coding sequences are from one Eulemur rufifrons isolate Redbay chromosome 13, OSU_ERuf_1, whole genome shotgun sequence window:
- the TIGD2 gene encoding tigger transposable element-derived protein 2 translates to MLGKRKRVVLTIKEKLDIIKKLEEGISFKKLSVVYGIGESTVRDIKKNKERIINYANSSDPTSGVSKRKSMKSSTYEELDRVMIEWFNQQKTNGIPVSGTICAKQAKFFFDALGMEGDFNASSGWLTRFKRRHGIPKAAGKGTKLKGDEAAASEFCGNFQEFVERENLQPEQIYGADQTGLFWKCLPSRTLALETEQSTSGYKSSRERIIIMCCANATGLHKLNLCVVGKAKKPRAFKETDLSNLPVTYFSQKSAWIEQSVFRQWFEKYFVPQVQKHLKSKGLLEKAVLLLDFPPAHPNEEMLSSDDGRIIVKYLPPNVTSLIQPMSQGVLATVKRYYRAGLLQKYMDEGIDPKMFWKNLTVLDAIYEVSRAWNMVKSSTITKAWKKLFPGIEENSGMNIDDGAILAANLATVLQNTEECEHVDIENIDQWFDSQSNDSSCQVLTDSESAGDQAKAVEQKPSSKTRKTDLNPEKHISHKAALEWTENLLDYLEQQDDMLLSDKLVLRRLRTIIRRKQKIQNYKSH, encoded by the coding sequence atgttgGGGAAACGTAAGCGTGTGGTGTTGACAATTAAGGAGAAGCTTGACATTATTAAGAAACTTGAGGAAGGCATCTCTTTCAAAAAACTGTCTGTGGTGTATGGAATTGGTGAATCCACCGTTCGtgatattaaaaagaacaaagaaaggatTATAAACTATGCAAACAGTTCAGATCCTACTAGTGGGGTTTCCAAACGTAAATCTATGAAGTCATCAACATATGAGGAACTCGATAGAGTGATGATAGAGTGGTTTaaccaacagaaaacaaatggGATTCCAGTGTCTGGAACGATTTGTGCAAAACAAGCCAAGTTCTTTTTTGATGCTTTGGGGATGGAAGGCGATTTTAACGCATCCTCTGGCTGGCTAACTCGGTTTAAGCGGCGCCATGGTATTCCAAAGGCCGCTGGTAAAGGAACGAAATTAAAAGGAGATGAAGCTGCTGCCAGTGAATTTTGTGGGAACTTTCAGGAATTTGTTGAGAGAGAGAATCTACAACCAGAGCAAATTTATGGTGCTGATCAAACTGGATTGTTCTGGAAATGTCTACCATCAAGGACATTAGCTCTTGAAACTGAGCAAAGTACTTCTGGGTATAAGTCAAGCAGAGAGAGAATCATTATTATGTGCTGTGCAAATGCCACAGGTTTACACAAACTTAATCTTTGTGTTGTGGGGAAGGCAAAAAAACCTCGTGCATTCAAAGAAACTGACCTTTCAAACCTTCCTGTCACTTATTTCAGTCAAAAAAGTGCATGGATAGAACAATCTGTTTTCAGACAGTGGTTTGAAAAATACTTTGTGCCACAGGTACAGAAGCATTTGAAATCCAAGGGGCTTCTAGAAAAAGCAGTGCTGCTTTTAGATTTCCCACCAGCACATCCAAATGAAGAAATGCTGAGTTCAGATGATGGCAGAATAATTGTGAAATATTTGCCACCAAATGTCACAAGTTTAATTCAACCTATGAGCCAGGGAGTTCTAGCCACTGTAAAAAGATACTACCGAGCAGGACTTCTCCAGAAATACATGGATGAAGGAATAGACCCAAAAATGTTTTGGAAGAACTTGACAGTGTTGGATGCAATTTATGAAGTATCAAGAGCTTGGAACATGGTAAAATCCAGTACCATAACCAAAGCTTGGAAAAAACTTTTCCCTGGCATTGAAGAAAATTCAGGTATGAACATCGATGATGGAGCCATTTTAGCAGCTAATTTAGCAACAGTTTTACAGAATACAGAAGAATGTGAACATGTTGACATTGAGAATATTGATCAGTGGTTTGACTCTCAAAGTAATGACTCAAGCTGTCAGGTGCTAACTGACAGTGAAAGTGCTGGGGACCAGGCCAAGGCTGTTGAGCAAAAGCCTTCCAGCAAGACTAGAAAAACAGACCTGAATCCAGAGAAGCATATTAGCCATAAAGCTGCACTTGAATGGACTGAAAATTTACTGGATTATCTAGAACAACAAGATGACATGCTTTTGTCAGATAAATTGGTATTAAGGAGGCTTCGGACcataataagaagaaaacagaagatccAAAATTACAAAAGTCATTGA